A genomic stretch from Xiphophorus maculatus strain JP 163 A chromosome 16, X_maculatus-5.0-male, whole genome shotgun sequence includes:
- the LOC102224017 gene encoding prolactin-1-like translates to MAQRRISGGKLFITAVYLVAMCRAVPVNDLLDRASQRSDKMHSLSTLLTQEMDSHFPPYGRMQMPRPADCHTSILQTPNDKEQALQVSESDLMSLARSLLRGWVDPLAVLSTNAITLPHPAKSSISSKIQELQEHSKSLADGLDILSGKMGPAAQTISFLPYTGGTDLGQDRVTILNKFNFLLSCLRRDSHKIDSFLKVLRCRAAKLQPELC, encoded by the exons CCGTGTACCTGGTGGCCATGTGCAGAGCCGTGCCCGTCAATGACCTGCTCGACCGAGCCTCACAGCGCTCCGACAAAATGCACTCTCTGAGCACGCTGCTCACCCAGGAGATG GACTCTCACTTCCCTCCTTACGGTAGGATGCAAATGCCTCGTCCTGCTGACTGCCACACCTCAATTCTACAGACGCCCAATGACAAAGAGCAAGCTCTGCAAGTTTCT GAGTCAGATCTGATGTCTCTGGCCCGCTCCCTTCTCCGAGGCTGGGTGGATCCGTTGGCGGTCCTGTCTACCAACGCCATCACCTTGCCTCACCCAGCCAAAAGCAGCATATCAAGCAAGAtccaggagctgcaggagcaTTCCAAAAGCCTGGCGGACGGTCTGGACATACTGTCCGGCAAG ATGGGTCCGGCCGCTCAAACCATCTCCTTCCTGCCTTACACCGGTGGGACTGACCTGGGCCAGGACCGGGTCACCATACTAAACAAGTTCAACTTCCTGCTGTCCTGCCTTCGCCGCGACTCGCACAAGATCGACAGCTTCTTGAAAGTCCTTCGCTGTCGTGCAGCGAAGTTGCAGCCCGAGTTGTGCTAA
- the LOC102223324 gene encoding dual specificity protein phosphatase 3-like has product MRLLEVLRPSSSSSSSSSSSSDMRRKQKRSGKLPLPDRFDMSSFEVSLQQLNDLLTDDSGFYSWPTKHFHEVYPRIYIGNAFVATNVMRLKRLGITHILNAAEGNSYMHVNTNAEFYVGSGITYHGIPANDTDHFDISVYFEEAADFIKKALAYKSGKGKVYVHCREGYSRSPTLVVAYLMLHQKMDVHTALAMVRQKREIGPNDGFLRQLCRLNQRLAAEGKLWNK; this is encoded by the exons ATGCGCCTGCTGGAGGTCCTGCGgccttcttcttcctcctcctcttcctcctcctcctcgtcggACATGAGGCGCAAACAGAAGCGGAGCGGAAAGCTGCCGCTCCCCGACCGCTTCGACATGTCCAGCTTCGAGGTTTCCCTGCAGCAGCTCAACGACCTGCTGACGGACGACAGCGGCTTCTACAGCTGGCCCACCAAACACTTCCACGAGGTTTACCCGCGGATCTACATCGGCAACGC ATTTGTGGCGACTAACGTGATGCGCCTCAAGCGCCTGGGCATCACTCACATCCTGAACGCAGCAGAAGGAAACTCCTACATGCACGTCAACACCAATGCGGAGTTCTACGTGGGCTCAGGAATCACCTACCACGGCATCCCGGCCAACGACACCGACCACTTCGACATCAGCGTCTACTTCGAAGAGGCGGCGGACTTTATCAAGAAGGCCCTGGCATACAAAAGTGGAAAAG GTAAAGTGTACGTGCATTGCAGGGAAGGCTACAGCCGCTCGCCCACTTTGGTCGTCGCTTACCTCATGCTTCACCAAAAAATGGACGTCCACACCGCTCTGGCCATGGTGCGGCAGAAACGAGAGATCGGACCCAACGACGGCTTCCTGCGGCAGCTCTGTCGGCTAAACCAAAGGTTGGCCGCCGAGGGGAAACTGTGGAACAAATGA
- the LOC102223755 gene encoding thyroid hormone receptor alpha isoform X2 has translation MHILQPYCINRWPDVPKRKRKNSQCSLKSMSALSVSVPGYIPSYLEKDEPCVVCGDKATGYHYRCITCEGCKGFFRRTIQKNLHPSYTCKYEGCCIIDKITRNQCQLCRFKKCISVGMAMDLVLDDSKRVAKRRLIEENRERRKREEMVRTLQMRPEPDSAEWELIRMVTEAHRNTNAQGSSWKQKRKFLADDIGHGQLMLTSDGDKVDLEVFSEFTKIMTPAITRVVDFAKKLPMFSELPCEDQIILLKGCCMEIMSLRAAVRYDPESETLTLSGEMAVKREHLKNGGLGVVSDAIFDLGKSLAQFNLDDSEVALMQAVLLMSSDRSGLMSMEKIERCQEAFLLAFEHYINYRKHNIPHFWPKLLMKVTDLRMIGACHASRFLHMKVECPNELFPPLFLEVFEDQEV, from the exons ATGCATATCCTGCAGCCGTACTGCATTAACAG ATGGCCAGATGTGCcgaagagaaagaggaaaaacagcCAGTGCTCCCTGAAGAGCATGTCTG CTCTTAGCGTCTCTGTTCCAGGGTACATCCCCAGCTACCTGGAGAAGGACGAGCCGTGCGTGGTGTGTGGGGACAAGGCCACCGGCTACCACTACCGCTGCATAACCTGCGAAGGCTGCAAG GGTTTCTTCCGCAGGACAATCCAGAAAAATCTCCATCCTTCTTACACCTGTAAATATGAAGGCTGCTGCATCATTGACAAGATCACCCGCAATCAGTGCCAGCTGTGCAGATTCAAGAAGTGCATCTCTGTGGGCATGGCCATGGACT TGGTGCTGGACGACAGCAAGCGTGTGGCCAAGCGGCGCCTCATCGAAGAGAACCGAGAGCGGAGGAAGCGGGAAGAGATGGTGCGGACGCTGCAGATGAGGCCGGAGCCAGACAGCGCAGAGTGGGAGCTGATTAGGATGGTGACTGAGGCGCACCGGAACACCAACGCCCAGGGCTCCAGCTGGAAACAGAAGCGCAAATTTCTG GCGGACGACATCGGCCACGGTCAGCTGATGCTCACTTCAGACGGAGATAAGGTCGACCTGGAGGTCTTCAGTGAGTTCACCAAGATCATGACCCCTGCCATCACGCGCGTTGTTGACTTTGCCAAGAAACTGCCCATGTTTTCAGAG CTGCCTTGTGAAGACCAGATCATCCTGCTGAAGGGTTGCTGCATGGAGATCATGTCACTGCGCGCCGCCGTGCGCTACGACCCCGAAAGCGAAACGTTGACGCTCAGCGGTGAGATGGCCGTAAAACGCGAGCACTTGAAAAACGGCGGGCTTGGGGTTGTTTCGGACGCCATATTTGACCTGGGCAAAAGCCTGGCACAGTTCAACTTGGACGACTCCGAGGTGGCACTGATGCAAGCGGTGCTGCTCATGAGCTCAG ATCGGTCGGGTCTGATGAGCATGGAGAAGATCGAGCGGTGCCAGGAGGCCTTCCTGCTGGCGTTCGAGCACTACATCAACTACCGAAAGCACAACATTCCCCACTTCTGGCCAAAGCTCTTGATGAAGGTCACGGACCTGCGGATGATCGGCGCCTGCCACGCCAGTCGCTTCCTCCACATGAAGGTCGAGTGTCCAAACGAACTCTTCCCCCCACTCTTCCTGGAAGTCTTCGAGGACCAGGAAGTGTGA
- the LOC102223755 gene encoding thyroid hormone receptor alpha isoform X1, with product MFDKQESNSSESDEKGWPDVPKRKRKNSQCSLKSMSALSVSVPGYIPSYLEKDEPCVVCGDKATGYHYRCITCEGCKGFFRRTIQKNLHPSYTCKYEGCCIIDKITRNQCQLCRFKKCISVGMAMDLVLDDSKRVAKRRLIEENRERRKREEMVRTLQMRPEPDSAEWELIRMVTEAHRNTNAQGSSWKQKRKFLADDIGHGQLMLTSDGDKVDLEVFSEFTKIMTPAITRVVDFAKKLPMFSELPCEDQIILLKGCCMEIMSLRAAVRYDPESETLTLSGEMAVKREHLKNGGLGVVSDAIFDLGKSLAQFNLDDSEVALMQAVLLMSSDRSGLMSMEKIERCQEAFLLAFEHYINYRKHNIPHFWPKLLMKVTDLRMIGACHASRFLHMKVECPNELFPPLFLEVFEDQEV from the exons ATGGCCAGATGTGCcgaagagaaagaggaaaaacagcCAGTGCTCCCTGAAGAGCATGTCTG CTCTTAGCGTCTCTGTTCCAGGGTACATCCCCAGCTACCTGGAGAAGGACGAGCCGTGCGTGGTGTGTGGGGACAAGGCCACCGGCTACCACTACCGCTGCATAACCTGCGAAGGCTGCAAG GGTTTCTTCCGCAGGACAATCCAGAAAAATCTCCATCCTTCTTACACCTGTAAATATGAAGGCTGCTGCATCATTGACAAGATCACCCGCAATCAGTGCCAGCTGTGCAGATTCAAGAAGTGCATCTCTGTGGGCATGGCCATGGACT TGGTGCTGGACGACAGCAAGCGTGTGGCCAAGCGGCGCCTCATCGAAGAGAACCGAGAGCGGAGGAAGCGGGAAGAGATGGTGCGGACGCTGCAGATGAGGCCGGAGCCAGACAGCGCAGAGTGGGAGCTGATTAGGATGGTGACTGAGGCGCACCGGAACACCAACGCCCAGGGCTCCAGCTGGAAACAGAAGCGCAAATTTCTG GCGGACGACATCGGCCACGGTCAGCTGATGCTCACTTCAGACGGAGATAAGGTCGACCTGGAGGTCTTCAGTGAGTTCACCAAGATCATGACCCCTGCCATCACGCGCGTTGTTGACTTTGCCAAGAAACTGCCCATGTTTTCAGAG CTGCCTTGTGAAGACCAGATCATCCTGCTGAAGGGTTGCTGCATGGAGATCATGTCACTGCGCGCCGCCGTGCGCTACGACCCCGAAAGCGAAACGTTGACGCTCAGCGGTGAGATGGCCGTAAAACGCGAGCACTTGAAAAACGGCGGGCTTGGGGTTGTTTCGGACGCCATATTTGACCTGGGCAAAAGCCTGGCACAGTTCAACTTGGACGACTCCGAGGTGGCACTGATGCAAGCGGTGCTGCTCATGAGCTCAG ATCGGTCGGGTCTGATGAGCATGGAGAAGATCGAGCGGTGCCAGGAGGCCTTCCTGCTGGCGTTCGAGCACTACATCAACTACCGAAAGCACAACATTCCCCACTTCTGGCCAAAGCTCTTGATGAAGGTCACGGACCTGCGGATGATCGGCGCCTGCCACGCCAGTCGCTTCCTCCACATGAAGGTCGAGTGTCCAAACGAACTCTTCCCCCCACTCTTCCTGGAAGTCTTCGAGGACCAGGAAGTGTGA
- the LOC102223755 gene encoding thyroid hormone receptor alpha isoform X3 — MFDKQESNSSESDEKGWPDVPKRKRKNSQCSLKSMSGYIPSYLEKDEPCVVCGDKATGYHYRCITCEGCKGFFRRTIQKNLHPSYTCKYEGCCIIDKITRNQCQLCRFKKCISVGMAMDLVLDDSKRVAKRRLIEENRERRKREEMVRTLQMRPEPDSAEWELIRMVTEAHRNTNAQGSSWKQKRKFLADDIGHGQLMLTSDGDKVDLEVFSEFTKIMTPAITRVVDFAKKLPMFSELPCEDQIILLKGCCMEIMSLRAAVRYDPESETLTLSGEMAVKREHLKNGGLGVVSDAIFDLGKSLAQFNLDDSEVALMQAVLLMSSDRSGLMSMEKIERCQEAFLLAFEHYINYRKHNIPHFWPKLLMKVTDLRMIGACHASRFLHMKVECPNELFPPLFLEVFEDQEV; from the exons ATGGCCAGATGTGCcgaagagaaagaggaaaaacagcCAGTGCTCCCTGAAGAGCATGTCTG GGTACATCCCCAGCTACCTGGAGAAGGACGAGCCGTGCGTGGTGTGTGGGGACAAGGCCACCGGCTACCACTACCGCTGCATAACCTGCGAAGGCTGCAAG GGTTTCTTCCGCAGGACAATCCAGAAAAATCTCCATCCTTCTTACACCTGTAAATATGAAGGCTGCTGCATCATTGACAAGATCACCCGCAATCAGTGCCAGCTGTGCAGATTCAAGAAGTGCATCTCTGTGGGCATGGCCATGGACT TGGTGCTGGACGACAGCAAGCGTGTGGCCAAGCGGCGCCTCATCGAAGAGAACCGAGAGCGGAGGAAGCGGGAAGAGATGGTGCGGACGCTGCAGATGAGGCCGGAGCCAGACAGCGCAGAGTGGGAGCTGATTAGGATGGTGACTGAGGCGCACCGGAACACCAACGCCCAGGGCTCCAGCTGGAAACAGAAGCGCAAATTTCTG GCGGACGACATCGGCCACGGTCAGCTGATGCTCACTTCAGACGGAGATAAGGTCGACCTGGAGGTCTTCAGTGAGTTCACCAAGATCATGACCCCTGCCATCACGCGCGTTGTTGACTTTGCCAAGAAACTGCCCATGTTTTCAGAG CTGCCTTGTGAAGACCAGATCATCCTGCTGAAGGGTTGCTGCATGGAGATCATGTCACTGCGCGCCGCCGTGCGCTACGACCCCGAAAGCGAAACGTTGACGCTCAGCGGTGAGATGGCCGTAAAACGCGAGCACTTGAAAAACGGCGGGCTTGGGGTTGTTTCGGACGCCATATTTGACCTGGGCAAAAGCCTGGCACAGTTCAACTTGGACGACTCCGAGGTGGCACTGATGCAAGCGGTGCTGCTCATGAGCTCAG ATCGGTCGGGTCTGATGAGCATGGAGAAGATCGAGCGGTGCCAGGAGGCCTTCCTGCTGGCGTTCGAGCACTACATCAACTACCGAAAGCACAACATTCCCCACTTCTGGCCAAAGCTCTTGATGAAGGTCACGGACCTGCGGATGATCGGCGCCTGCCACGCCAGTCGCTTCCTCCACATGAAGGTCGAGTGTCCAAACGAACTCTTCCCCCCACTCTTCCTGGAAGTCTTCGAGGACCAGGAAGTGTGA
- the LOC102223755 gene encoding thyroid hormone receptor alpha isoform X4, producing MHILQPYCINRWPDVPKRKRKNSQCSLKSMSGYIPSYLEKDEPCVVCGDKATGYHYRCITCEGCKGFFRRTIQKNLHPSYTCKYEGCCIIDKITRNQCQLCRFKKCISVGMAMDLVLDDSKRVAKRRLIEENRERRKREEMVRTLQMRPEPDSAEWELIRMVTEAHRNTNAQGSSWKQKRKFLADDIGHGQLMLTSDGDKVDLEVFSEFTKIMTPAITRVVDFAKKLPMFSELPCEDQIILLKGCCMEIMSLRAAVRYDPESETLTLSGEMAVKREHLKNGGLGVVSDAIFDLGKSLAQFNLDDSEVALMQAVLLMSSDRSGLMSMEKIERCQEAFLLAFEHYINYRKHNIPHFWPKLLMKVTDLRMIGACHASRFLHMKVECPNELFPPLFLEVFEDQEV from the exons ATGCATATCCTGCAGCCGTACTGCATTAACAG ATGGCCAGATGTGCcgaagagaaagaggaaaaacagcCAGTGCTCCCTGAAGAGCATGTCTG GGTACATCCCCAGCTACCTGGAGAAGGACGAGCCGTGCGTGGTGTGTGGGGACAAGGCCACCGGCTACCACTACCGCTGCATAACCTGCGAAGGCTGCAAG GGTTTCTTCCGCAGGACAATCCAGAAAAATCTCCATCCTTCTTACACCTGTAAATATGAAGGCTGCTGCATCATTGACAAGATCACCCGCAATCAGTGCCAGCTGTGCAGATTCAAGAAGTGCATCTCTGTGGGCATGGCCATGGACT TGGTGCTGGACGACAGCAAGCGTGTGGCCAAGCGGCGCCTCATCGAAGAGAACCGAGAGCGGAGGAAGCGGGAAGAGATGGTGCGGACGCTGCAGATGAGGCCGGAGCCAGACAGCGCAGAGTGGGAGCTGATTAGGATGGTGACTGAGGCGCACCGGAACACCAACGCCCAGGGCTCCAGCTGGAAACAGAAGCGCAAATTTCTG GCGGACGACATCGGCCACGGTCAGCTGATGCTCACTTCAGACGGAGATAAGGTCGACCTGGAGGTCTTCAGTGAGTTCACCAAGATCATGACCCCTGCCATCACGCGCGTTGTTGACTTTGCCAAGAAACTGCCCATGTTTTCAGAG CTGCCTTGTGAAGACCAGATCATCCTGCTGAAGGGTTGCTGCATGGAGATCATGTCACTGCGCGCCGCCGTGCGCTACGACCCCGAAAGCGAAACGTTGACGCTCAGCGGTGAGATGGCCGTAAAACGCGAGCACTTGAAAAACGGCGGGCTTGGGGTTGTTTCGGACGCCATATTTGACCTGGGCAAAAGCCTGGCACAGTTCAACTTGGACGACTCCGAGGTGGCACTGATGCAAGCGGTGCTGCTCATGAGCTCAG ATCGGTCGGGTCTGATGAGCATGGAGAAGATCGAGCGGTGCCAGGAGGCCTTCCTGCTGGCGTTCGAGCACTACATCAACTACCGAAAGCACAACATTCCCCACTTCTGGCCAAAGCTCTTGATGAAGGTCACGGACCTGCGGATGATCGGCGCCTGCCACGCCAGTCGCTTCCTCCACATGAAGGTCGAGTGTCCAAACGAACTCTTCCCCCCACTCTTCCTGGAAGTCTTCGAGGACCAGGAAGTGTGA